The sequence TATCCAATACCATGATAGATAACACCAAGTACAAATACTACTAAAACTAACGGTACATATACATATTTTCCAACATTATGATATATTTCTGAACGAGTAACTTTACTTCCTTGATTAAGTTCTTCCATATAAGATTCTTTTTTTAATATCCAATACCAAGAAATTGCTCCAAGTACTGCTCCAAATGGAATTATATATATAGTAACAACATCCATCCAAGGTCCAACTTTATTTTCAGGTTCAATAAATATACCAATAACAAGAGCAATTATTCCAAGCAATACAATAACTGATTTTCTTGTCATCTTAAATCTTGTTTGTATAGATTCGCCAACAACTTCAAACATATTTTGTAATGAACTAATAGCAGCAAATACAACTGATACAAAGAATAATATTGCTAATAGTTGCCCAAATGGCATTTGCTTAAAGACTTCTGGTATAGTCATAAACATTAAAGATGGTCCAGCACTTGCAGGATATCCAAATGCAAAAGATGCAGGAATTACAACAAAAGCAGCTATCATTGCAGCGATTGTATCAAATACTCCTGTTTGCAATGCACCATTGATTATATCTTCTTTTTTATCTAAGTATGCACCACAGACTATCATTCCACTACCAGTTATTGAAAGTGAAAAAAATGCTTGTCCCATTGCATTAATCCAAGTTTCCACATTAGATAAATAACTCCAATCAGGTACAAATAAGTATTTATATCCTTCAATGGCACCTGGTAAAAAAGCAACTCTCACTGCTAGTATAAAAAATAATACAAAGAATGCAGGCATCATTATTTTATTAGTTTTTTCTATACTCTTTGCTCCAGCAAAAAGTGTAAGTAGGGTTAAAACAATTACTGCTATATGCCAAGGCATTATTACAAAATTTCCAGTGACAGCTTCACCAAAAAATTGAGCTGTATCAACTTCTAAAATTTTTCCAGTAACAGCAGCTCCAAAAGTTCTTAATACCCAAGCAGCTATTACTGCATATCCAATAGCTATACTCATAGACCCTAAAAGAGGTATATAGGCTAAACCATAACCTAATTTTCCCTTTCCTACATCTTTCCAAGCATATTCATAAGAACCAAGTGTTCCTGTTTCAGCTCTTCTTCCAATTAAATATTCAGCTGATAGACCAACATAAGAAAATAATGCAATAAACATAAAATATATTAATAAAAATACTGCTCCCCCATATTTACCAACTCTGTATGGGAATGCCCAAATATTAGCCATTCCAACAGCAGATCCAACACAAGTTAAAATGAAACCTATTTTTGACTGAAACTTCCTTTCCGAATTGTCCATATAAGCCTCCTAAAATTTTAATACCAAAGTCCATTTTTCATAATATAATTTTTAAAAAAAGGAGAGGTTAGCCCTCTCCTTTTAAAAATAACAGATTGCATATAAAATTAAAGAGTTCATTACTATAAAATTATTTTTTTATTCCAAATCTAGCTGTAAAGAATCTTAATTGTTTTGGTTCATATACAAATTCTAATGGTTTTATATCTTCTTTATGTTTATATAATTTGATTATACCTTCTGCTACTACATCCATATGTTTATAAGTATAAACTCTTCTTGGAATAGTAACTCTAACAGTTTCTAGTTTAGGTTTATGGTTTTCACCAGTTTTTACATCTCTACCAGCAGAAATTATTCCTCTTTCCATAGTTCTTACACCACATTCAACATAGATAGCTGCTGCAAGAGCTTGAGCTGGGAATTCTTCTTGTGGGATATGAGGACAGAATCTTCTAGCATCTAGGAATACAGCATGTCCTCCAACTGGTTCAAGTATAGGTACACCAGCTTCTTTTAATTTTTCTCCTAAGTATCTAACTTGTAAAATTCTATGTCTAATGTATTCATATTGTAAAGATTCTCTTAACCCTATTGCCATAGCTTCCATATCTCTACCAGCAAGTCCACCATAAGATGGCATACCTTCATAAACAACAACTATTTCTTTTGCAGCTAAGAATAAATCTTCATCATTCATACATAAAAATCCACCTATATTAACAAGACAATCTTTTTTACCACTCATAGTACATCCATCAGCATAGCTAAACATTTCATGCACTATTTCCTTTATAGTTTTATCTTGATATCCTTCTTCTTGTTCTTTAATGAAGTAAGCATTTTCAACACATCTAGTTGCATCATAGAAAACTTTTATTCCATGTTTTTTAGTTAGTTCTCTAACTGCTTTCATATTTTTCATAGAAACTGGTTGTCCACCAGCAAGGTTTACAGTTACAGCTAAACAAACATAAGCAATGTTTTCTGCTCCAACTTCATCTATTAATTTTTGTAATTTATTTAAGTCAATATCTCCTTTGAAAGGAACATTAAGAGTAGCATCATGTGCCTCATCTCTGATAATATCTTTAAATATTCCACCATTTCTTTCTTGGTGATATCTAGTAGTTGTAAAATACATATTTCCAGGAACATATTGTCCAGGTTTTATAGCTATTTGAGATAAAATATTTTCTGCTCCTCTTCCTTGGTGAGTAGGAACTATATGTTTAAACCCAAATATTTCTTTTACAGTTTCTTCTAAGTGGAAGAAATTTCTACTTCCTGCATAAGCTTCATCACCTTGCATTAATCCACCCCATTGTTTATCACTCATAGCATTAGTTCCACTATCAGTTAATAAATCAATGTAAACATCTTCAGAGTTAATTAAGAAAGTATTATATCCTGCTTTTTTAATTACTTCTTCTCTTGCTGCCTTATCAATCATTTTAACAGTTTCTACACTTTTAATTCTAAATGGCTCTGCTGGATAATCTTCAAATCTCATATTAGTTCCTCCTATAATAAATGTTTAATACATAATGCATTATGTATTTTATTAAATTAAGTATAACTCTTTTTAATTTATTTGTCAAATTATTTTGATAGTGTTTTAAATTAGTAAATTAAGTTATAAATCTTACATATAAATAAATTTATATAGATATATTTAGAATATTTTTTATGAACTAGATTTTTTAGTTTTATAAGTGGAAGAAATTTCATTTTTTTATTATGTTTGAAGTTTTTTGTTAAATATGTTATATTTGCTATATAGTTTAAGATTGGGGGATAAAGAAAATGAAAGTGGTAAAAGATTTGTTAAGTGAACAAATATATAAAATTTTAAAAAATGATATTATCAATTCTAAAATAAATTTTGGTGAAGTTTTGGTTAATAAAAATCTACAAGAAAGATTTGAGGTAAGTTCAACTCCAATAAGAGATGCAATTCTTCGTTTAAAAGAAGATGGTATAATAGAAGAAATAACAAGATCAGGAGCTAAATTAATAGATTTTGACCCTAATTTTGCTTGTGAAGTTAATCAATTAATTATGACTATTACCTTAGGAGTTATTGAATATTCCTTAGAAAATAAAGAAAATAGAAAAGAAATTGTTGATAACCTAAATAAATATATAAAATTGCAACAAAATAATGTATCTACTGATTTATATTATGAATATGACTATCATTTTCATAAAACTTTTTTTGATTATTCAAATAATAAGTTATTAAAAGACTTATTTAAAAAATATAATTTAATTAATGAAATTTTGGTTAAAGCATATCATAAAGGTGCTTTTTCCTTAGAAATTAGAATGGCATGTTTAGAAGATCATGAAAATATTATCAAATCCATAGAAGAGAATAATATATCTAAGACTTTAGATTCAGTAAAGAAACATTATTTAAGAGCTGATAGAATATTTAAAAATAAATTAAAAATAAATTAAAAGAGTGGAGAGGCTATTACAGTCTCTCCACTAAATAATTTTATTTCTTTCTTTTTGTATTTATTTCATCAACAGCTTTTATTATATTGTTAGAGTCAGAATCAATTTTTACATTTTTACTAACTGGGCTATACCAAATAAATTGTGAGAAATAATCTTTTAAATCTTTTTTATCGAAGTCATATCCAGCTAAGGCATAAGGATAGTTACGGATTATGTCTAAATCTTTATCATTTAAATCCTGTTGATATTCTTTAATAAAACCTGTATCTCCATAGCTATTTCCTCTAGCTGCAATATCAAAATACTTATCTTTAAACTTGTATCCTTGAACTTTTCCTTCTGGAAATTCATATCCAAATCCTAAAATATTGTCCATACGAACCATATAGAAGTCATCAGTAGGAGAGAAATTTTTAGCCTTATATCTTACAAAGCCATTATCAAGTTTTAAATAAATAACTCCAAATTTTTCAATTCCATTTGCATCTTCATCATTAGGTTTTTTAGTTGGAGCTATTGTAACCATTTTACCTTTACCAACAATTTCCCAGTTTATTTTATTATTATTTTTCCAGAAAGAGTAAGGTAATTTAACAAAATAATTTCCAGGTTGAACTTCAATTTCAAAATCTTCAACAGTTTTATTTTTCCATTTAGAAATAGTAGTTACTACATAGCTAAAATCTCTTTCATATACTCCATAAGAACCAGTATAGAAATAGTTATGTTCTACAACATTTTCTCCTTGTTTAAAGTCTGCATTGAAGTAATAAACATAGTTATAGAAGTTTTTTTCTTTTTCTGTATATTCTTTTATAACATTATTATCTAAAACACCTTTTGAAAGCAACTTAGATAATAATTCAACATTAGATTTAACTTCTTTACCATTAACAGTAGTTTTAAAACTTTTAATATTTAAAGGCTCAGGTTTTCTATTTCCTTTTCCTTCTCCTTCACCACCACTGCCACTTTCAGGGGTAACAAAACCTATTATTTTATTTTCAGCAGTAGGGTTATCAAAAGTGAATTTAACATTAACTAACATTCCATCTGGCGTTAATTTTAAAGTGATTTTTTCTTTTTTTATGCTCATGTTAGAACCCTTTAAAGGTATTATATGTTCACCTTCTGAGCCAAATTCCCAGTCATTAGCAAAAGTAAAGATACTTAAAATGCAAAATAAAATTGTTAGAAAAAATTTTTTCATTGTTGTCTCCTCCATAAAATTTTTGTTAACTTATCATATCATTTTTTTCAAAATTATGCTATACTTAAAAAAATAAAAATTATTGTAAATAAAATAAATTTGAAAGGAGAAGTATGGAAAATAATCAACAAATACCGCCTTATGTAAGAAGAACAGTTTCACCTGTTATGAAAAAAATTGCATTCTTATTTATTTTTGTATTAGTATTACTAATCCCTTTAGAACTAATAAAGAATTTAATAGATGATAGAGGGAGATTATACAATCAAACAATAACTAATATTGGAAATGAATGGGGAAAAAGTCAAAAGATTATAGCACCTGTTATTACAATTTCATACACAGATACAGGTATAAATAAAAAAGACAGTGTTAATAATACAAAAACTGTTGCAGTAGTTCCAGTTGAAAGAAAGTTTGCAATATTGCCAGAGGAACTTAATGCTACTATTGAAATGAAAGATGAAGTAAGACAAAGAGGTATATACAATGCAACTGTCTATAATGCAAATATTAAATTAAAAGGATATTTTTCATCTAAGGATTTTCCAGAAGATAAAAAAGTGCAAGGTTGTGTGTCTATTGGTTTAACAGATACAAAAGCCCTAATAAAAATCAATAAATTTAAGATAGGAGACATGGAACAAGATTTAGAAGCTATGTCTGGAACTATGGCTACTCCTTTAATTACAAATGGGATATCTGGGCAACTAGGGCCTGAACATAATAGTATTATGGATAAAGAAAAAATTCCTTTTGAAATAGATATAGATTTTAGAGGAAGTAGAGATATTTCAATATTACCACTTGGAAAGAAAAATCATTTTGAAATAAAATCTAATTGGAAATCTCCAAGCTTCTCAGGTGTTTTACCTACTGAAAGAACTATTGATGAAAATGGTTTCTTAGCTAAATGGGAAGTTTCAAACTTAATTAGAAATTATCCTCAAATTATAGATGTAAATGAAGATAAATATAGTGACTTCTATGATGAATATTATGATTATAGCTCAGAAAATTATAGCACTTATGGAAATTACAGTAATGGAAATACTGTTGTAAAAGTGGCACTATTTGATTCTGTAACTAGTTACACTCAAATATATAGAGCTTGTTATTATGGAATATTGTTTATAGGTATGAGTTTGGTTGTAGTTTATATATTTGAAGTTGTCAGCAAGAAAGCTGCACACTACGTACAATATGGAGTTGTAGGTTTCTCACTTGTTATATTCTATTTATTACTTTTATCATTGTCAGAACATATAGGCTTTGAATGGGCTTACTTAATTTCTTCATTGGCAATAGTAATTCCAAACTCAATGTATATAACAAGCATGACTTCTAATAAAAAATTTGGTATAGGAATGTTTATCTTCCTGAGTGGTATCTATGCAATACTATTCTCTATTTTAAGAATGGAACAATATGCATTACTTACTGGAAGTTTATTAATTCTTGCTGTACTTTATGCAGTGATGTACTTAACAAAGAAAGCAGATGTTTTCCAGACTCTTGAGGAAAAAGAATAATAAGAAAAATTATAAATATAGAAAGAATGAGGCTATTACAAATATTATAATAGCCTCATTTTTCAATTTTTAAGGGATTTTTTTATGAAAATTAAATTTTACTTGTTAATAATTTCTAGCATATCTTCAACTGTTTTTTCTCCAAAGTAAATATGTTGATCGTCAACTATAATAGCTGGAACACTCATAATATCATATCTATTCTTGAAATCTTGGAAAGTGAAAATATTTATCATTTCCATTTCAACATTTTTATTTAATGTTGCAATTCTTTGAGTTGCTTGAACAGTCTTAGGACATTTAGTACAAGACAATGAAATTCCAATTTTGATATTAACTGGTTTGTTTATTTTTTCAATCTTTTCTAAACTTTCAGTAGCAACTTTTTGTCCTGGACCAGCAACATTATATAATCCAAGTATGAACGAATTTAATTCATGTCCACTTGGTAAACTTGAATATTTTAAACCTGTATAGTTACCGTCTTTATCTAAGATAGCTATTGTAGGTGTTCTTGTAACTTTTACCTTAGTTTCTAATTCTTTATTTTCTCCTTCATTGTATGATGAGAATTTTAATTTTTCAGGAGATATAGAAGCTATATCTTTTACTGCATTTTCTATATTTACTGATTCTTCATTATTAGGATCTTTGAAAACTACAATTTCTACTGGATTTTCAAATCTATCAACAACAGCAACTAATTGTTGTCTTAGTTCATTGTCTAAGAAATGTTCTTTTTCAGTAGTAACAGAAGTAGTCTTTTCTTCTTTTTTTTCTTCTTTTTTAATTCCTAATTCTTCTCTTAAATCATGAACATATTTTTCTATACTTGTAGCTGCAATAGCTCCATCAGCAACAGCTGTTACAACTTGTCTTAATCTTTTGGGTCTAATATCTCCTACTGCAAATACTCCATCAACATTAGTCATTAAGTCTTCATTAGTAGGAATAAAACCTGCTTTATCTATTTCAATATGTCCTTTGAATATTTGGCTTGAAGGAGCATAGCCTACAAATACAAATACTCCAAATGTTTCTCCAACTTTTGCTTTATATTCAGTAATTTCTCCTGTTACATTGTTTTTAAATTTAGCTGCTGTAGGTTTAACATCTCCAGTTAATTCAGTTAATTCAGTATTAAATTTAACTGTAATTTTTGGATGTGCTTTTACTTTATCTCCTATTAATTTAGCACAAGTAAAGTCAGGTTCTCTTGCTATTATTGTCACTGATTTTCCATATTTTGTTAAGAACATTGCTTCTTCTGCAGCTGCAAAACCTGCTCCTATAACAAAGATATCCATTCCTGTGAAGAATTCTCCATCACAAGTAGCACAGTAAGCAACTCCTCTTCCTGTAAATTCTTGTTCACCAGGGAAGCCTAATTTTCTTGGTGCAGCCCCTGTTGCTATTACAACACTGAGAGTTTTATATTCAGCATTATTAGTTTTGATAGTTTTTATTTTTTCTGTAAAATCCATATCTAAAACTTCTTCTTGAACAAAGTTGACTCCAAAACCTTGTGCTTGTTTTTTAGTTTGGGTCATAAATTCACTTCCAGAAATTTCTAATATTCCTGGGTAGTTTACAACTTCACTTGTAAGGCTAATTTGTCCACCTTTATTTTCTTTTTCTATAATTAAAACATCTAATTTTGCTCTTCCACCATATATTCCAGCAGATAGACCAGCAGGTCCTCCACCAATGACAATCATATCATAAATTCTTTCCATTTCTCCTCCTTACTAAATTTACTAAAATTTTAAAATCTATATTTAATTCAATTTTATTCTATATTGCTAAAAATATCAATAAGATAGTTAAGAATTTTCTTGAATAAGACTACTGTGATGTTCATTATTGTTGAGAGAGTATTTAGGAGCTCTCGAAACACTAATGGCTATCAAGTAGTCGCTTTAACAAACTTATTTATACTTTTAGATTTTTAGTTATATAAAAGGGGAAAAGTGTAACTAATCCCCTTATTATATAAATTGTATCCTGTATCTATCCTTAATTTATATTAAGTTGATCTTATAATTCTCCAATTAAATCTAAGCTAGGTTTTAAAGTTTCGCTTCCAGGTTGCCATTTAGCTGGACATACTTCTCCGTGTTCAGCAACAAATTTTGCTCCTTGAAGTTTTCTTAATAATTCTTTTGCTTCTCTTCCAATTCCATTGTCATGTACTTCATAAGCAACGATTTTTCCTTCTGGATTGATTACAAAACTTCCTCTTAATGCTAATCCTTCTTCTTCTATCATAACTTCAAAAGCTCTTGCTAAGAATCCAGTAGGGTCAGCTACCATTGGATAAGTAACTTTTTTAATTCTTTCTGAATGATCTGCCCAAGCTTTATGAACAAATGCAGTATCACAAGAAACTGAGTAAACTTCTGCTCCTTCTTTTTTGAATGCTTCATAGTTATCCTGTAAATCTTCTAATTCAGTAGGACATACAAATGTAAAATCTGCTGGGTAAAATACAAATACTGACCATTTTCCTAATAAATCTTTATCTGTAACTGTAACAAAATCCTTTTCACCTTTTTTGAAAGCTGTTGCTTTAAATTCAGGAACTTTTCTTCCTATTAATGACATAATAAATCCTCCTTTAATATTTTAAAATTTATATAGTTTTTAAACTAATAATTAAATTGTAATCATTACAAATACATAATACTATATCTGAGTTATCTTGTCAAGTATTATTTTTAAAAATTTTTATTAAAGCTTTTCTATTAGATATTTCCTTATTTTACTAAATCTTATTTTAGTTTTTTCTTCTATGAATTGACTTATATATTTAAGAAGATATTCAACTAAAATTTGAGTTGAGATAAGAGAATTAAAAACACTTATACCATTTAACTTTACTTTATATAGAATATCAGAATATTCAGCCAAAGGTGCATTATCAGAATCTGTAAATAATATTATTTTAACTTTATTTTTTATTAGGAAAGTATAAATTTAAAGAGGTGTAAAAAACCTAAGTAGCATGTATACACTAAATATAAAGAATTATATTTTTTTCAAAAAAATCTAAAATAACTAGAAAATTATATCACAAAAAGCTCTAATAAAAAATGGTCATTAGAGAATTATTAGAAATAAATTTTATGTATGGTTCGTCCATACCAATCAGAACTTACATAAATTTCTTGTATATCCATCATAATTTTACAATAAGGGCACATAAATGGATGTACATCAAATATATCAATAGATTGTTTTACATAAAAAGAATATTCAGATTTAGAAAATATTTTTTTGTATTTTTCAACTTTACTGAAATATTACGCCCATAAAATCCAAATCTATTAATCATTTTAAAATTTTTAGGTGGTAAATGGATAAGAATTTATTGAACAAATTTATCTATATCCATAGTTACATATGTTTTCTTTTTATCATTAGCTAAATCATTAAAGAAAAAAGTAACTTTTTCATTATCATAATAAGTAATTTTGTATTCAGCAATAGGAGCACGAGTGAGATATCTACCTAAATATTTTACAATTCCTTTAGGTGAACTAACATCGCCAGAGCCTACATTAAAGAATAATCTTTTATCCTCTTTGTATAACTTAGAAACAGCTTTTTTAGCAAGATTTTTAATTTTAAGATTAGGATAATTACCATTTTGTACAATATTAAGCACAAGATACTTTCATTGTTCAGCAATAGAGGGGAATGAAAGTAGTCTAATTTTTTAAAAGTAAAGTTTTTGGTAAAACCACCAAGAGAAACAAGTGCATGAATATGTGGATTCCATTTTAAATCTCTACCAAAAGTATGAATAACAGTAATAAGTCCATAATGAATAATATCAGAATTAGTAAAATAATTAGGAGAAGATTTAGGAACTTTAAAATTCCGTGCGATTTTTTTGTGAATATTGTGAAATTGATATTTCATAACTTCATTAACAGCCTTGGCAAATTTAGAGAGTAAAGTTCTATCATAACAAAAGAAAGCTCTTAATTCTTTAACATAGATCCCCCTTATTAATATTTGAATATAAGTAATTTTCTATATTATAAATCATTTTTTCTTATAAATCAAAGTACCTATATATGCAGTTAAAGGAACAGCTATTAAAATTCCAATACTTCCACAGATAGATCTCATAATTTCAACAGCAATATCTTGGAAATTTAAAATTCTAATAAGTGGATATTCATTTGCTTGCATATAGATAAGCAATAATGTAAATATAGCACTTGCAATATAGGCAAGAATTAGTGTATTAATCATAGTTCCTATAATATCATTACCAATATTTATAGCGGACTTAAACATAGATTTTTTAGATATATTTGGATCTATTTCATGTAATTCATTGATAGATGATGCTATAGAAACTGCCACATCCATTACAGCACCTAAACTTCCTATAATAACTCCTGCTGGAATAATTTCTTTCATTTTTATGTTTTTAAAAAGATAAGCACAAGCTAAAAGATCGGAGTCTAAGAAACCATTAAGACGCATTCTATATGTAAATATATATGAAAGTATACCTGCTATTAAAACTCCACCTGTAACACCTAATAAGGCAACAATAAATTTTTTATTCATACCTACTGTAAAATATATTGTTACTAGTGATGAGAATACAGCAGTTATTATAGCAAAAAGTATTGGAGAATATCCATTATATATTGCAGGAATAAAGATTTTTATAATAAAGGCAATAGTTACTGTCAAAGCAAACAGAGACTTTAATCCATTTTTTCTTGCAATTAAAAGAACAAGAGCAACAAAACCAATTCCCATTACATATAGCTCTATTCTTTTATCCACATCAGAGATATAATATTGTAATTGCATTTCATCATTACCATAGTTATCAAATGTTTTATAGACAACAACTCTATCACCAACTTTGGCATTGATATTGTACTCATCATTCATATAAATAGGTAAGTCAATTTCTACAACTTCTCCTTTATCAATACCATCTAAAAGTTTTACATTAAATTTTTGTAATTTTGCTATGCTATCTTCATCTGAGTTTTCCTCAGAAACAAGAGCAATAATTTTTCCAGATAGATACTCCTCTTTTGTTTCATTTTTATTTGTTATAACCTTATCTGAAAAAGTAATAGTAGAGCACACTAAAAATATCACAAATACAAGAATTTTTTTCATAATCCCACCCTCATATATTAAAATTAAAAAAATAGAGGGATAAAATGTATCCCCCTTATTAATATTTTTTTACTTTCTTATTCCTAATTTAGCAATTAAAGCTCTATATCCTTCAAGATCTTTTTTAGTTAGGTAAGCAAGTAATCTTTTTCTTTGCCCAACCATTTTAAGTAATCCTAATCTTGAATGGAAGTCTTTCTTGTGTACTCTTAGGTGTTCAGTTA is a genomic window of Fusobacterium nucleatum containing:
- a CDS encoding GntR family transcriptional regulator — protein: MKVVKDLLSEQIYKILKNDIINSKINFGEVLVNKNLQERFEVSSTPIRDAILRLKEDGIIEEITRSGAKLIDFDPNFACEVNQLIMTITLGVIEYSLENKENRKEIVDNLNKYIKLQQNNVSTDLYYEYDYHFHKTFFDYSNNKLLKDLFKKYNLINEILVKAYHKGAFSLEIRMACLEDHENIIKSIEENNISKTLDSVKKHYLRADRIFKNKLKIN
- a CDS encoding YARHG domain-containing protein, coding for MKKFFLTILFCILSIFTFANDWEFGSEGEHIIPLKGSNMSIKKEKITLKLTPDGMLVNVKFTFDNPTAENKIIGFVTPESGSGGEGEGKGNRKPEPLNIKSFKTTVNGKEVKSNVELLSKLLSKGVLDNNVIKEYTEKEKNFYNYVYYFNADFKQGENVVEHNYFYTGSYGVYERDFSYVVTTISKWKNKTVEDFEIEVQPGNYFVKLPYSFWKNNNKINWEIVGKGKMVTIAPTKKPNDEDANGIEKFGVIYLKLDNGFVRYKAKNFSPTDDFYMVRMDNILGFGYEFPEGKVQGYKFKDKYFDIAARGNSYGDTGFIKEYQQDLNDKDLDIIRNYPYALAGYDFDKKDLKDYFSQFIWYSPVSKNVKIDSDSNNIIKAVDEINTKRKK
- a CDS encoding YibE/F family protein, which produces MKKILVFVIFLVCSTITFSDKVITNKNETKEEYLSGKIIALVSEENSDEDSIAKLQKFNVKLLDGIDKGEVVEIDLPIYMNDEYNINAKVGDRVVVYKTFDNYGNDEMQLQYYISDVDKRIELYVMGIGFVALVLLIARKNGLKSLFALTVTIAFIIKIFIPAIYNGYSPILFAIITAVFSSLVTIYFTVGMNKKFIVALLGVTGGVLIAGILSYIFTYRMRLNGFLDSDLLACAYLFKNIKMKEIIPAGVIIGSLGAVMDVAVSIASSINELHEIDPNISKKSMFKSAINIGNDIIGTMINTLILAYIASAIFTLLLIYMQANEYPLIRILNFQDIAVEIMRSICGSIGILIAVPLTAYIGTLIYKKK
- a CDS encoding transposase codes for the protein MLNIVQNGNYPNLKIKNLAKKAVSKLYKEDKRLFFNVGSGDVSSPKGIVKYLGRYLTRAPIAEYKITYYDNEKVTFFFNDLANDKKKTYVTMDIDKFVQ
- the ahpC gene encoding alkyl hydroperoxide reductase subunit C, whose product is MSLIGRKVPEFKATAFKKGEKDFVTVTDKDLLGKWSVFVFYPADFTFVCPTELEDLQDNYEAFKKEGAEVYSVSCDTAFVHKAWADHSERIKKVTYPMVADPTGFLARAFEVMIEEEGLALRGSFVINPEGKIVAYEVHDNGIGREAKELLRKLQGAKFVAEHGEVCPAKWQPGSETLKPSLDLIGEL
- a CDS encoding transposase, which produces MKYQFHNIHKKIARNFKVPKSSPNYFTNSDIIHYGLITVIHTFGRDLKWNPHIHALVSLGGFTKNFTFKKLDYFHSPLLLNNESILCLILYKMVIILILKLKILLKKLFLSYTKRIKDYSLM
- a CDS encoding tyrosine phenol-lyase, producing MRFEDYPAEPFRIKSVETVKMIDKAAREEVIKKAGYNTFLINSEDVYIDLLTDSGTNAMSDKQWGGLMQGDEAYAGSRNFFHLEETVKEIFGFKHIVPTHQGRGAENILSQIAIKPGQYVPGNMYFTTTRYHQERNGGIFKDIIRDEAHDATLNVPFKGDIDLNKLQKLIDEVGAENIAYVCLAVTVNLAGGQPVSMKNMKAVRELTKKHGIKVFYDATRCVENAYFIKEQEEGYQDKTIKEIVHEMFSYADGCTMSGKKDCLVNIGGFLCMNDEDLFLAAKEIVVVYEGMPSYGGLAGRDMEAMAIGLRESLQYEYIRHRILQVRYLGEKLKEAGVPILEPVGGHAVFLDARRFCPHIPQEEFPAQALAAAIYVECGVRTMERGIISAGRDVKTGENHKPKLETVRVTIPRRVYTYKHMDVVAEGIIKLYKHKEDIKPLEFVYEPKQLRFFTARFGIKK
- a CDS encoding FAD-dependent oxidoreductase; its protein translation is MERIYDMIVIGGGPAGLSAGIYGGRAKLDVLIIEKENKGGQISLTSEVVNYPGILEISGSEFMTQTKKQAQGFGVNFVQEEVLDMDFTEKIKTIKTNNAEYKTLSVVIATGAAPRKLGFPGEQEFTGRGVAYCATCDGEFFTGMDIFVIGAGFAAAEEAMFLTKYGKSVTIIAREPDFTCAKLIGDKVKAHPKITVKFNTELTELTGDVKPTAAKFKNNVTGEITEYKAKVGETFGVFVFVGYAPSSQIFKGHIEIDKAGFIPTNEDLMTNVDGVFAVGDIRPKRLRQVVTAVADGAIAATSIEKYVHDLREELGIKKEEKKEEKTTSVTTEKEHFLDNELRQQLVAVVDRFENPVEIVVFKDPNNEESVNIENAVKDIASISPEKLKFSSYNEGENKELETKVKVTRTPTIAILDKDGNYTGLKYSSLPSGHELNSFILGLYNVAGPGQKVATESLEKIEKINKPVNIKIGISLSCTKCPKTVQATQRIATLNKNVEMEMINIFTFQDFKNRYDIMSVPAIIVDDQHIYFGEKTVEDMLEIINK
- the creD gene encoding cell envelope integrity protein CreD → MENNQQIPPYVRRTVSPVMKKIAFLFIFVLVLLIPLELIKNLIDDRGRLYNQTITNIGNEWGKSQKIIAPVITISYTDTGINKKDSVNNTKTVAVVPVERKFAILPEELNATIEMKDEVRQRGIYNATVYNANIKLKGYFSSKDFPEDKKVQGCVSIGLTDTKALIKINKFKIGDMEQDLEAMSGTMATPLITNGISGQLGPEHNSIMDKEKIPFEIDIDFRGSRDISILPLGKKNHFEIKSNWKSPSFSGVLPTERTIDENGFLAKWEVSNLIRNYPQIIDVNEDKYSDFYDEYYDYSSENYSTYGNYSNGNTVVKVALFDSVTSYTQIYRACYYGILFIGMSLVVVYIFEVVSKKAAHYVQYGVVGFSLVIFYLLLLSLSEHIGFEWAYLISSLAIVIPNSMYITSMTSNKKFGIGMFIFLSGIYAILFSILRMEQYALLTGSLLILAVLYAVMYLTKKADVFQTLEEKE
- a CDS encoding sodium-dependent transporter, translated to MDNSERKFQSKIGFILTCVGSAVGMANIWAFPYRVGKYGGAVFLLIYFMFIALFSYVGLSAEYLIGRRAETGTLGSYEYAWKDVGKGKLGYGLAYIPLLGSMSIAIGYAVIAAWVLRTFGAAVTGKILEVDTAQFFGEAVTGNFVIMPWHIAVIVLTLLTLFAGAKSIEKTNKIMMPAFFVLFFILAVRVAFLPGAIEGYKYLFVPDWSYLSNVETWINAMGQAFFSLSITGSGMIVCGAYLDKKEDIINGALQTGVFDTIAAMIAAFVVIPASFAFGYPASAGPSLMFMTIPEVFKQMPFGQLLAILFFVSVVFAAISSLQNMFEVVGESIQTRFKMTRKSVIVLLGIIALVIGIFIEPENKVGPWMDVVTIYIIPFGAVLGAISWYWILKKESYMEELNQGSKVTRSEIYHNVGKYVYVPLVLVVFVLGVIYHGIG
- the rpsO gene encoding 30S ribosomal protein S15 — translated: MRTKAEIIKEFGKSEADTGSTEVQIALLTEKINHLTEHLRVHKKDFHSRLGLLKMVGQRKRLLAYLTKKDLEGYRALIAKLGIRK